Proteins co-encoded in one Hymenobacter swuensis DY53 genomic window:
- a CDS encoding tetratricopeptide repeat protein, with the protein MTAGLLVSCAPDTEERPERMVNLKTVQSGPAIQAQELDGAISRQPRNASLYARRAAFRLEAGQVEAALRDINEALELDDAPGEFYFTKARALRAEGRIKAALTATDEAARRGFASPELNLLVGEMHLASRRYQDALDQLDRALQQEPDQPAALFYKGVAYIGLQDTVQALDYLRASLARDPRQPETLHQLAFLSNAYRQPAQAAQYAARGLKLAPTYGPLWYDYGRQFELQNQPDSAVRIYVRAVQLDTTFYRADYRLGLVAYKKRRYADAIPHLQRALRRSSRLENARQMLAESFESLARWSEAADQYRLLVQENPGNRHWTYKAWKVSNRARGVMVEETPRPAPIEAIEPIQLHRPGL; encoded by the coding sequence TTGACTGCCGGTCTGCTTGTATCCTGCGCCCCTGATACGGAGGAGCGGCCCGAGCGCATGGTCAACCTGAAAACGGTGCAGAGCGGGCCCGCCATCCAGGCCCAGGAACTGGACGGGGCTATTAGCCGGCAGCCCCGCAATGCGTCACTCTATGCCCGTCGGGCTGCGTTTCGGCTGGAGGCCGGGCAGGTTGAAGCGGCCCTGCGCGACATCAACGAGGCCCTGGAGCTGGATGATGCCCCCGGCGAGTTTTATTTCACCAAAGCCCGCGCCCTGCGGGCCGAAGGGCGAATCAAGGCGGCCCTGACCGCTACCGATGAAGCCGCCCGCCGCGGGTTTGCCTCGCCCGAGCTGAACCTGCTGGTAGGGGAGATGCACCTCGCCTCCCGTCGCTATCAGGATGCCCTCGACCAGCTCGACCGGGCGTTGCAGCAAGAGCCGGATCAGCCCGCGGCGCTTTTCTATAAGGGCGTGGCGTACATCGGGCTGCAGGATACCGTGCAGGCCTTGGACTACCTGCGCGCCAGCCTCGCCCGCGACCCGCGTCAGCCCGAAACCCTGCACCAGCTGGCCTTCCTCTCCAACGCTTATCGCCAGCCGGCCCAGGCGGCGCAGTATGCCGCCCGCGGCCTGAAGCTGGCCCCCACCTATGGCCCGCTCTGGTACGACTACGGCCGCCAGTTTGAGCTGCAGAACCAGCCCGACAGCGCCGTGCGCATTTACGTTCGCGCCGTGCAACTGGACACTACCTTCTACCGCGCTGATTACCGTTTAGGCCTTGTGGCGTACAAAAAACGCCGCTATGCCGATGCCATACCGCATCTGCAGCGGGCCCTGCGCCGCTCATCTCGCCTCGAAAATGCCCGGCAGATGCTGGCCGAGAGCTTCGAGAGCCTGGCCCGCTGGTCCGAAGCCGCCGACCAGTACCGCCTGCTGGTGCAGGAAAACCCCGGTAACCGCCACTGGACCTACAAAGCCTGGAAAGTAAGCAACCGCGCCCGGGGTGTTATGGTGGAGGAAACTCCGCGTCCTGCCCCCATAGAGGCCATCGAACCCATTCAGCTACACCGCCCGGGACTGTAG
- the thrS gene encoding threonine--tRNA ligase, which produces MLNITLPDGSVRQFVDGATGYDVAAGISEGLARNALGVRVNGEVRDLHRPIEQDAQVAILTWNDPEGKASFWHSSAHLMAEALEALYPGVKLGIGPSIENGFYYDIDLGEGRSISTDDLPEVEKKILELAKKKSQFERKEVSKADAIAYFTEKQDPYKLDLLERLEDGSITFYTQGDFTDLCRGPHIPDTSPIKAVKLLNVAGAYWRGDEKNKQLTRIYGITFPKAKELTEYLERLEEAKRRDHRKLGKELELFTFSEKVGAGLPLWLPKGTALREKLEQFLRRAQLRAGYQPVVTPHIGSKELYVTSGHYEKYGADSFQPIKTPNPGEEFFLKPMNCPHHCEIYKSKPRSYRDLPVRLAEFGTVYRYEQSGELHGLTRVRGFTQDDAHIFCRPDQVKEEFLKVIDIVLYVLKALDFPDFTAQISLRDPENKAKYIGSDENWEKAERAIIEAAAEKGLTTVTELGEAAFYGPKLDFMVRDAIGRKWQLGTIQVDYNLPERFELEYVAPDNSRQRPVMIHRAPFGSLERFVAVLIEHCGGNFPLWLSPEQFAVLPISEKYHDYAQQVYDQLVQADLRGTVDHRDEKIGRKIRDAEVSKVPYMLIVGEKEQAEGIVSIRRHGQGDVGAMPIGAFIADFQQQVSDLMDGKSVG; this is translated from the coding sequence ATGCTCAACATCACCCTCCCCGACGGTTCGGTGCGCCAGTTTGTAGATGGCGCCACGGGCTACGACGTTGCCGCCGGCATCAGCGAAGGCCTCGCCCGCAATGCCCTTGGCGTGCGCGTCAACGGCGAAGTGCGCGACCTGCACCGTCCTATTGAACAGGATGCGCAGGTGGCCATCCTCACCTGGAATGACCCCGAAGGCAAAGCTTCCTTCTGGCACTCTTCGGCTCACCTGATGGCCGAAGCTCTCGAAGCCCTGTACCCCGGCGTGAAGCTGGGCATTGGTCCCAGCATTGAAAACGGCTTCTACTACGACATCGACCTGGGCGAAGGCCGCTCGATTTCGACCGATGACCTGCCGGAAGTTGAGAAGAAGATACTGGAGCTGGCTAAGAAGAAAAGCCAATTCGAGCGTAAGGAAGTGAGCAAGGCCGATGCCATTGCTTACTTCACCGAGAAGCAGGACCCCTACAAACTGGATCTGCTGGAGCGCCTGGAAGACGGTTCCATCACCTTCTATACGCAGGGCGACTTTACCGACCTCTGCCGCGGTCCGCACATTCCAGATACTTCCCCAATTAAGGCTGTGAAGCTACTCAACGTGGCCGGGGCCTACTGGCGCGGCGACGAAAAGAACAAGCAGCTCACGCGCATCTACGGCATCACCTTCCCCAAGGCCAAGGAGCTGACCGAGTACCTGGAGCGCCTGGAAGAAGCCAAGCGCCGCGACCACCGCAAGCTGGGCAAGGAGCTAGAGCTGTTCACGTTTTCTGAGAAGGTAGGAGCGGGGCTGCCCCTGTGGCTGCCTAAAGGCACGGCCCTGCGCGAGAAGCTGGAGCAGTTTTTGCGCCGCGCCCAGCTGCGGGCCGGCTACCAGCCCGTCGTGACGCCCCACATCGGTTCCAAGGAGCTGTACGTGACCAGCGGCCACTACGAGAAATACGGCGCCGACTCGTTCCAGCCCATCAAGACGCCCAACCCCGGCGAGGAGTTCTTCCTCAAGCCGATGAACTGTCCCCACCACTGCGAAATCTACAAGAGCAAGCCCCGCTCGTACCGCGACCTGCCCGTGCGCCTCGCCGAGTTCGGCACGGTGTACCGCTACGAGCAGAGCGGCGAGCTGCACGGCCTGACCCGCGTGCGGGGCTTCACCCAGGATGACGCCCACATCTTCTGCCGCCCCGATCAGGTGAAGGAGGAGTTCCTGAAGGTGATTGACATCGTACTCTACGTGCTCAAAGCCCTGGATTTCCCTGATTTCACCGCCCAGATTTCCCTGCGCGACCCCGAGAACAAAGCCAAGTACATCGGCTCCGACGAAAACTGGGAGAAAGCCGAACGCGCCATCATTGAAGCCGCCGCCGAAAAAGGCCTCACGACCGTGACGGAGCTGGGCGAGGCGGCCTTCTACGGTCCTAAGCTCGACTTCATGGTACGCGACGCCATCGGCCGTAAGTGGCAACTGGGTACCATTCAGGTAGATTACAACCTGCCCGAGCGGTTCGAGCTGGAGTACGTGGCTCCCGATAACTCGCGCCAGCGCCCCGTTATGATTCACCGGGCTCCGTTTGGCTCGCTGGAGCGCTTCGTGGCCGTGCTTATCGAGCACTGCGGTGGCAACTTCCCGCTCTGGCTCTCGCCCGAGCAATTTGCCGTGCTGCCCATCTCGGAGAAGTACCACGACTACGCCCAGCAAGTGTACGACCAGCTGGTGCAGGCCGACTTGCGCGGTACTGTGGACCACCGCGACGAGAAAATCGGCCGCAAAATCCGCGACGCCGAGGTTTCCAAGGTTCCCTACATGCTCATCGTGGGCGAAAAGGAGCAGGCCGAGGGCATCGTCTCCATCCGCCGCCACGGCCAGGGCGACGTGGGCGCCATGCCCATCGGGGCCTTCATTGCCGACTTCCAGCAGCAGGTGAGTGACCTGATGGACGGTAAATCGGTCGGATAA
- the rpmI gene encoding 50S ribosomal protein L35 — translation MPKMKTKSGAKKRFSLTGTGKIKRKHAYKSHILTKKTTKQKRALTHVGLVSSADMNRVKDMLAI, via the coding sequence ATGCCGAAAATGAAGACCAAGTCTGGTGCCAAAAAGCGTTTCTCGCTGACCGGTACGGGCAAAATCAAGCGCAAGCACGCTTACAAGAGCCACATTCTGACCAAGAAAACCACCAAGCAGAAGCGTGCCCTCACGCACGTTGGTCTGGTTAGCTCGGCCGATATGAACCGCGTAAAAGACATGCTTGCCATTTAA
- the rplT gene encoding 50S ribosomal protein L20: MPRSVNHAASRHRRKKVMRLAKGYYGRRKNVWTVAKNAVEKGLLYAYRDRKVKKREFRALWIQRINAGAREHGMSYSQLMGGLKKAGIELNRKVLADLALNHPAAFKGIVEKIK, from the coding sequence ATGCCAAGAAGTGTAAACCACGCGGCCTCGCGCCACCGTCGGAAAAAAGTAATGCGTTTGGCGAAAGGCTATTATGGCCGTCGCAAGAACGTATGGACCGTTGCCAAAAACGCCGTTGAAAAAGGCCTGCTCTATGCTTACCGTGACCGCAAGGTTAAGAAGCGTGAGTTCCGTGCCCTCTGGATTCAGCGTATCAATGCTGGTGCACGTGAGCACGGCATGTCGTACTCACAACTGATGGGCGGCCTGAAAAAGGCTGGCATCGAATTGAACCGTAAAGTTTTGGCCGACCTCGCCCTGAACCATCCCGCAGCCTTCAAAGGTATCGTGGAGAAAATCAAGTAG